The following are from one region of the Primulina eburnea isolate SZY01 unplaced genomic scaffold, ASM2296580v1 ctg822_ERROPOS1000000+, whole genome shotgun sequence genome:
- the LOC140822450 gene encoding uncharacterized protein, which translates to MSRRTVLSRLVHRVMAAPAPALHHCTRRIQTLAFEEIKASPEKPHQYTAMILHGLLGSARNWRSFSRSLAASLSPAQWRMVLVDLRNHGKSAELDGFLPPHNLENAAKDLANLVRSQGWDWPDVVVGHSMGGKVALQFAQSCANGDYGDIDGLPRQLWVLDSVPGQVSRDNSDGEVEKVLQTLQSLPSTLPSRKWLVDHMLQLGFSNSLSQWIGSNLKTSGKEVTWAFNLEGAAQMFHSYGEMDYWPLLENTPKGMEIAIVRAEKSDRWNADVIKQLNNISSKRVDETKGKVSYHVLPNAGHWVHVDNAKGLLEIIAPKVASLV; encoded by the exons ATGTCGAGAAGAACCGTTTTGAGTCGCCTCGTTCACCGGGTGATGGCCGCTCCGGCACCGGCCCTCCACCACTGTACTCGAAGAATTCAAACCCTAGCCTTTGAAGAGATCAAAGCCTCCCCGGAAAAACCACACCAATACACGGCGATGATACTTCACGGCCTCCTCGGATCCGCTCGGAACTGGCGTTCTTTCTCAcgctcccttgctgcatccctATCCCCCGCAC AATGGAGGATGGTGCTTGTGGATTTGAGGAACCATGGGAAGTCAGCTGAACTAGATGGGTTTTTGCCCCCACACAATTTGGAAAATGCGGCAAAAGATCTGGCCAATTTGGTGAGATCTCAGGGCTGGGATTGGCCCGATGTTGTTGTGGGTCATTCAATGGGTGGAAAGGTTGCTTTGCAGTTTGCTCAAAGTTGTGCAAATGGGGATTATGGGGACATTGATGGCTTGCCCAGACAG CTGTGGGTACTAGACTCTGTCCCTGGTCAAGTAAGCCGAGACAACAGTGATGGTGAGGTGGAGAAAGTATTGCAAACTTTGCAGAGTCTGCCTTCAACTTTACCCTCTAGGAA GTGGCTGGTAGATCACATGCTTCAGCTTGGGTTTTCGAATTCGTTATCACAGTGGATTGGTAGCAACCTTAAAACATCAGGAAAAGAAGTTACTTGGGCTTTCAATCTCGAAGGAGCTGCCCAGATGTTTCATTCTTACGG AGAAATGGATTACTGGCCCCTATTGGAGAACACACCCAAAGGCATGGAAATAGCCATTGTGCGTGCAGAGAAGAGCGACAGATGGAACGCAGACGTAATAAAGCAACTAAATAACATTTCTTCTAAAAGAGTCGACGAAACAAAAGGGAAAGTCTCGTATCATGTTCTTCCTAATGCAGGCCATTGGGTTCATGTTGATAATGCCAAAGGGCTTCTTGAGATTATTGCCCCCAAAGTTGCATCATTGGTTTAG
- the LOC140822454 gene encoding small ribosomal subunit protein uS11x-like — protein sequence MSKRRTREPKEENVTLGPATRDGEIVFGVAHIFASFNDTFIHVTDLSGRETLVRVTGGMKVKADRDESSPYAAMLAAQDVSQRCKELGINALHIKLRATGGNKTKTPGPGAQSALRALARSGMKIGRIEDVTPIPTDSTRRKGGRRGRRL from the exons ATG TCGAAAAGGAGGACCAGAGAGCCCAAAGAGGAGAATGTAACTCTTGGACCTGCCACAAGGGATGGAGAAATAGTGTTTGGTGTGGCACACATCTTTGCCTCATTCAATGATACCTTCATT CACGTGACTGATTTATCTGGAAGGGAAACCTTGGTTCGTGTCACAG GTGGTATGAAGGTGAAGGCTGATAGGGATGAGTCCTCTCCTTATGCAGCCAtgcttgcagcacaagatgttTCTCAGCGATGCAAG GAACTGGGAATCAATGCTCTTCATATTAAGCTTCGTGCCACTGGAGGCAACAAGACTAAGACTCCTGGTCCTGGTGCTCAATCTGCTCTTAGAGCCCTTGCTCGCTCTGGCATGAAGATTGGTCGGATAG AGGATGTGACTCCAATTCCCACCGACAGCACCCGAAGAAAGGGTGGTAGAAGAGGAAGGAGGCTTTAA
- the LOC140822437 gene encoding kinesin-like protein KIN-5C, with protein MSNRHEKEKSVNVQVLLRCRPFSEDELRNNAPQVVTCNEFLREVSISQNIAGKHLDRVFTFDKVFGPNAQQSDLYQQAVVPIVNEVLEGFNCTIFAYGQTGTGKTYTMEGECKRSKSGPNGELPPEAGVIPRAVKQIFDTLESQNAEYSVKVTFLELYNEEITDLLAPEDMSRVTMEDKQKKLLPLMEDGKGGVLVRGLEEEIVASASEIFTLLERGSAKRRTAETLLNKQSSRSHSLFSITIHIKEATPEGEELIKCGKLNLVDLAGSENISRSGAREGRAREAGEINKSLLTLGRVINALVEHLGHIPYRDSKLTRLLRDSLGGRTKTCIIATVSPAVHCLEETLSTLDYAHRAKNIKNKPEVNQKMMKSTLIKDLYGEIERLKGEVYAAREKNGVYIPKERYYQEESERKAMADQIEQLGSTIENQQKQIEELHCKYNAQVQQCSYLSNKLEVTQKDLNHTSILLESTEDELRRCHYSLKERDFIILEQKKSENALAHQACVLRADLEKSHKDNSSLFLKIAREDELNSYNRSIVNSFQAELAKQLETLGNLLAASFSQQNQHLQLVDNLCISFLEIHDKAAKELKNKVNVSKALYSSHFEAIQEVVRLHKGGSNAALEELSVLASSNYMACQEFLATEAVEVNSIFNDLQETLSNHQGEMTNLASELRQRFNASVGQLMETSGSLNAFIDKLSEESKALQRHVTQVDEIQSKCIAEFHKSYEDQSRSVAEKLIADVTTLVSDCMRRQKEMVDARLGDIKETVIGNKMFLEGHVSTMDGITTDLKRKWQDSFTQAETNFKDNADFSAAKHCRMELLLQKCFNNADDALKRWQKTQESLSDMGSQHALAIAENVRNICEGNERHNGEIEAARMAVEEDIKTNSEDIIQYFDGLSEQERTSVSEILTNSKAHSETLDNLQRDHSQQSASIEHHAVDTFRQKYMDYEPTGTTPIRCESNIPSQGTIEALRAMPMEVLQEEFRENDSSESFQVKEIKPSLIPRAPLSQIN; from the exons ATGTCGAATCGTCATGAGAAAGAAAAGAGCGTAAATGTTCAGGTGCTGCTTCGGTGCAG GCCTTTCAGCGAGGACGAGTTGCGGAATAATGCGCCGCAGGTGGTGACTTGCAATGAGTTCTTAAGAGAGGTCTCCATTTCGCAGAATATCGCAGGAAAACACTTGGATCGGGTTTTTACTTTTGACAAG GTCTTTGGCCCTAATGCCCAACAAAGTGATCTTTATCAACAAGCAGTTGTTCCCATAGTTAATGAGGTTTTGGAAGGGTTTAATTGTACCATCTTTGCCTACGGACAGACTGGCACGGGAAAAACTTATACGATGGAGGGTGAATGTAAGAGGTCAAAG AGTGGTCCTAATGGAGAATTGCCTCCAGAAGCAGGAGTTATACCGCGAGCTGTAAAGCAAATATTTGACACTTTAGAGAGTCAGAACGCAGAATACAGTGTGAAAGTTACTTTCTTGGAGCTGTATAATGAAGAAATAACCGACTTGTTAGCGCCGGAAGACATGTCTAGAGTTACCATGGAGGACAAGCAGAAAAAGCTATTGCCACTCATGGAAGATGGGAAAGGTGGTGTTCTTGTTAGAGGACTGGAAGAGGAAATTGTAGCTAGTGCATCGGAGATTTTCACTCTACTTGAACGGGGATCTGCTAAACGCAGAACTGCTGAAACCTTACTGAATAAGCAATCAAG TCGATCGCATTCTCTGTTTTCtataacaatacatataaaGGAAGCTACACCAGAAGGTGAAGAATTGATTAAATGTGGCAAGTTGAATCTGGTTGATTTAGCTGGTTCGGAGAACATCTCTCGTTCTGGTGCCAGGGAG GGTAGGGCAAGAGAAGCAGGGGAAATAAATAAAAGTTTGCTTACATTAGGAAGAGTAATAAATGCACTCGTCGAGCATCTTGGACATATTCCATACAG GGACAGCAAGCTCACACGATTACTTCGTGATTCCTTGGGAGGAAGAACCAAGACCTGCATCATTGCCACCGTGTCACCTGCAGTTCATTGTCTTGAGGAGACCCTTAGCACTTTAGATTATGCTCATAGGGCTAAGAATATAAAGAATAAACCAGAG GTGAATCAGAAGATGATGAAATCAACTCTGATTAAAGATCTATATGGTGAAATTGAGCGGCTTAAGGGAG AGGTTTATGCTgcaagagagaaaaatggagtCTACATTCCTAAGGAGCGATATTATCAGGAGGAGAGTGAGAGAAAG GCTATGGCTGATCAGATCGAACAATTGGGATCAACAATCGAAAATCAACAGAAG CAAATTGAGGAATTACATTGCAAATATAATGCTCAGGTCCAACAATGCTCTTATTTGAGCAACAAACTTGAGGTGACACAG AAAGATTTGAACCATACTAGCATATTGTTGGAAAGCACTGAGGATGAGTTACGTCGATGCCATTATTCTCTCAAGGAGAGAGACTTCATCATATTAGAACAAAAAAAATCTG AAAATGCGCTGGCTCATCAAGCATGTGTTTTGCGTGCTGACTTGGAAAAATCACACAAGGATAACTCCTCGCTTTTCCTCAAAATTG CCAGAGAGGACGAATTGAATTCATATAACAGGTCTATTGTGAATAGTTTTCAAGCTGAACTTGCCAAACAACTTGAGACTCTTGGCAACTTGCTGGCTGCATCTTTTTCTCAACAAAATCAACACCTTCAACTTGTTGACAATCTCTGTATTTCCTTTCTTGAAATACATGACAAG GCTGCCAAAgagttaaaaaataaagttaatGTCTCGAAGGCTTTGTATTCATCACATTTTGAGGCTATACAAGAAGTTGTCCGGCTACACAAAGGTGGTTCAAATGCTGCTTTGGAGGAACTTTCGGTTTTGGCATCTTCTAATTATATGGCTTGTCAAGAA TTTTTAGCTACAGAGGCTGTAGAAGTGAATTCAATTTTCAATGATCTTCAAGAAACTCTGTCTAACCATCAGGGGGAAATGACTAATTTGGCGAGTGAGCTACGGCAG AGATTTAATGCCAGTGTAGGGCAATTGATGGAGACATCAGGATCCCTTAATGCATTCATTGATAAGCTTTCAGAAGAATCAAAAGCACTTCAACGCCATGTAACTCAAGTTGATGAAATTCAAAGCAAGTGTATTGCTGAATTTCACAAGTCCTACGAg GATCAATCAAGATCAGTTGCGGAGAAGCTTATCGCTGATGTGACTACTCTTGTCTCTGATTGCATGCGTCGTCAGAAAGAGATG GTGGATGCGAGGCTTGGTGATATAAAAGAAACTGTAATTGGAAACAAGATGTTCTTAGAAGGACATGTTTCAACAATGGATGGCATTACAACAGATTTAAAAAGGAAATGGCAGGATTCTTTTACACAAGCAGAGACTAACTTTAAGGACAATGCTGACTTTTCTGCAGCTAAGCATTGTCGTATGGAGTTACTTCTGCAGAAATG CTTCAACAATGCTGACGATGCTTTGAAACGGTGGCAAAAAACACAAGAATCATTAAGTGATATGGGAAGCCAACATGCCTTAGCAATTGCGGAAAACGTTAG GAACATATGCGAGGGTAATGAACGACATAATGGTGAAATAGAAGCTGCAAGAATGGCTGTTGAGGAAGATATCAAAACAAATAGCGAAGATATAATACAGTATTTTGATG GTTTATCAGAGCAGGAGAGAACGTctgtttctgaaattctgaCTAATTCTAAAGCTCATTCAGAAACACTTGATAACCTTCAGAGAGATCATTCCCAGCAGTCAGCATCTATTGAACATCATGCCGTTGATACTTTCAGGCAAAAATATATG GATTATGAGCCGACAGGGACGACTCCAATTCGGTGTGAGTCTAACATTCCCAGCCAGGGCACCATCGAGGCCCTTCGAGCAATGCCAATGGAAGTTCTTCAAGAAGAATTTCGGGAAAACGATTCATCAGAATCGTTCCAAGTAAAGGAAATAAAGCCATCTCTGATTCCTCGAGCCCCTCTTTCACAGATTAACTAG
- the LOC140822438 gene encoding uncharacterized protein — protein sequence MTSPNYPKSRNLSDTEYAWCRAVSSGTGNTVLALQIADRSPSEVASLQKTIYELQISHPLLRSKLRFNPTRKEYSFHIPSSPHVKINFHDSSSTSQIVQTLQTNQNSGLSHFHLILEHELNDNRWVDPYSFPCNGIEVLFSSVYTLSGTKAVVVMKLHAAFCDRTTGVSFLRAMMEESRQGGGVEKGDGEGSSSIESLVPNGMGKKTIWGRGKTLFGYSLNTLRLTNLGFINAQKPRFSEVVRLQLSSEDTSRIIDACKSRRIKLCGALAAAGLIAAHSTKFQRDRELEKKYMEWLL from the exons ATGACCAGCCCCAACTATCCGAAATCCCGAAATCTCAGCGACACAGAGTACGCTTGGTGCCGCGCGGTATCGTCGGGCACAGGTAATACCGTGTTAGCACTTCAAATCGCCGACAGATCACCTTCAGAAGTCGCATCCCTGCAAAAGACAATCTACGAACTTCAAATTTCTCACCCTCTTCTCCGCTCCAAACTCCGCTTCAATCCCACCAGAAAAGAGTACTCATTCCACATACCAAGTAGTCCCCATGTTAAGATTAATTTTCACGACTCTTCGTCAACTTCACAGATAGTCCAAACCCTACAGACCAATCAAAACTCTGGCCTTTCCCATTTTCATCTAATATTAGAACACGAGTTGAATGACAACAGATGGGTTGATCCTTATTCATTCCCATGCAATGGGATTGAAGTACTTTTCTCGAGCGTGTACACATTGTCCGGAACGAAGGCAGTGGTTGTGATGAAGCTACATGCCGCTTTTTGCGACCGGACCACGGGTGTGTCGTTTCTCAGAGCGATGATGGAGGAGAGTCGACAGGGTGGAGGGGTAGAGAAGGGTGACGGGGAGGGTAGTTCGAGCATTGAGAGTCTTGTTCCAAATGGGATGGGAAAAAAGACGATTTGGGGTCGTGGGAAGACATTGTTTGGGTATTCTTTAAATACATTAAGACTGACGAATTTAGGGTTCATAAATGCTCAGAAGCCCAGATTTTCCGAGGTTGTGAGACTGCAACTTAGTTCAGAAGACACCTCCCGAATTATTGAT GCCTGCAAATCTAGGAGGATTAAGCTGTGTGGAGCGCTTGCAGCCGCGGGATTGATCGCCGCCCATTCTACTAAATTTCAACGTGATCGTGAACTAGAGAAAAAATATATGGAATGGTTACTCTAA